Proteins encoded by one window of Microplitis demolitor isolate Queensland-Clemson2020A chromosome 6, iyMicDemo2.1a, whole genome shotgun sequence:
- the LOC103579880 gene encoding transmembrane protein 50A yields the protein MTSCLENIQIPSCVWFEAGEKRNALMSMLAGTLFFTGWWFIIDAHAQYPEEMSGAYHVCGIFGTISLFMINSVTNAQIRGDAYNGGCLGARGARGWLFVGLVMGFAAVIAACWILFADFVAKDVKHSWPGVGLLLQNLFIFFGSLTYKFGRSEDQWG from the exons atgacgtcttgcttagaaaatatacaaattcCATCTTGTGTTTGGTTTGAAGCTGGAGAAAAACGTAATGCATTGATGTCAATGCTCGCTGGTActctg TTTTTTACAGGATGGTGGTTTATTATTGATGCCCATGCTCAATATCCTGAAGAAATGTCAGGCGCATATCATGTGTGTGGAATTTTTGGTACAATATCACTTTTTat gataaATTCAGTAACAAATGCCCAGATTCGTGGTGATGCATATAATGGTGGATGTTTAGGTGCCAGAGGAGCACGTGGTTGGTTATTTGTTGGTCTTGTTATGGGATTTGCAGCTGTGATTGCTGCATGTTGGATATTATTTGCTGATTTTGTTGCTAAAG ATGTTAAACACAGTTGGCCAGGTGTTGGCTTattgttacaaaatttatttatattttttggatCACTTACATACAAATTTGGAAGATCCGAAGATCAATGGGGTTGA